From one Flavobacterium kingsejongi genomic stretch:
- the topA gene encoding type I DNA topoisomerase: MAKNLVIVESPAKAKTIEKFLGKDFQVESSFGHIADLPSKEIGVDVANNFKPKYEVSPDKKALVKKLRDLSKNAETVWLASDEDREGEAISWHLAEELKLDESKTKRIVFHEITKSAILKAIENPRKINYNLVNAQQARRVLDRLVGYELSPVLWKKVKGGLSAGRVQSVSVRLIVEREREIQNFKAEGSYSVVAEFSNEDGKTFKAKLPKNFATKKEAEDFLNKNINSTYKVSDLETKPTKKTPAAPFTTSTLQQEAARKLYFPVGVTMMLAQRLYEAGLITYMRTDSVNLSNDALEAAKDEIIKSYGKEFSKIRTFTNKSKGAQEAHEAIRPTDMSRHSVNIDRDQARLYDLIWKRTLASQMSDAALERTTVKIEASNHKDIFSATGEVLLFEGFLKVYLEGHDDEDEEQEGMLPAMKVNERLLNNYITATERFSRPSARYTEASLVKKLEELGIGRPSTYAPTISTIINRNYVEKGNFEGQERNYTQLLLKAGKTDEKLLKENVGSDKGKLVPTDIGTIVNDFLVNHFNTILDYNFTAKVEQDFDEIASGNEDWTKMMHDFYNKFHPTVVEVEANAERESGERILGKDPKTGKQVSVRLGKFGPMAQIGEADDEEKQFASLMSDQNIGTITLEETLNLFLLPRALGEYEGEDVEVNNGRFGPYIRHGKTFISLPKGEDPLDVTFVRAQELIQEKAAADAPIATYKNEPVQKGVGRFGPFLKWNGVFINVSKKYNFDNLSQSDIVELIEDKIKKDIDKVLHNWEEEGIKVEKARWGRSVVTKGKIKIELGKDVDAAALTLEQVKEMIAQKTPAKAAKKPAAKKAPVKKAAAKTTTATKTTAKKK, translated from the coding sequence ATGGCAAAGAATTTAGTGATAGTCGAGTCGCCTGCAAAGGCAAAAACAATAGAAAAATTTTTAGGGAAAGATTTTCAGGTAGAATCAAGTTTTGGGCATATAGCCGATCTGCCTTCCAAGGAAATAGGGGTAGATGTAGCGAATAATTTTAAACCCAAATACGAGGTTTCCCCGGATAAAAAAGCCTTAGTCAAAAAGCTTAGGGATTTATCGAAAAATGCAGAAACGGTATGGTTAGCGAGTGATGAGGACCGGGAAGGGGAAGCTATTTCCTGGCATTTGGCAGAAGAACTTAAGTTGGATGAAAGCAAAACAAAAAGAATTGTTTTTCACGAAATCACGAAATCAGCTATTCTTAAAGCAATTGAAAATCCGAGAAAAATAAATTATAACCTGGTCAATGCCCAACAGGCACGAAGGGTTCTGGATCGACTGGTGGGATATGAGTTATCACCGGTACTCTGGAAAAAGGTTAAAGGAGGCTTGTCCGCAGGCCGCGTTCAGTCGGTTTCTGTTCGCCTCATTGTAGAGCGGGAACGTGAAATTCAAAATTTCAAAGCTGAAGGTTCTTACAGCGTTGTTGCTGAATTTTCCAATGAAGATGGAAAAACCTTTAAAGCAAAATTACCTAAAAATTTTGCCACCAAAAAGGAAGCGGAAGACTTCCTGAATAAGAATATCAATTCTACCTATAAAGTTTCGGATTTAGAAACTAAACCTACCAAGAAAACACCTGCAGCACCTTTTACGACATCTACCTTACAACAGGAAGCTGCTCGTAAACTTTATTTTCCAGTAGGTGTAACGATGATGCTGGCACAGCGACTGTATGAAGCCGGGCTTATAACGTATATGAGAACGGATAGTGTGAATCTTTCGAATGATGCTTTGGAGGCTGCAAAAGATGAAATTATAAAATCATATGGTAAAGAGTTCAGTAAAATCCGAACCTTTACCAATAAGAGCAAAGGTGCACAGGAAGCGCACGAGGCCATTCGTCCTACCGACATGTCGCGGCATTCTGTGAATATCGACAGGGATCAGGCACGTTTGTATGATTTGATATGGAAAAGAACCCTGGCGTCCCAAATGAGTGATGCAGCGTTGGAAAGAACAACAGTTAAGATTGAAGCTTCAAACCATAAAGATATCTTTTCTGCTACTGGCGAAGTATTGCTGTTTGAAGGTTTCCTAAAAGTGTACCTCGAAGGACATGATGATGAAGATGAAGAACAGGAAGGGATGTTACCGGCAATGAAGGTAAATGAACGCCTGTTGAATAATTATATTACGGCAACAGAACGATTTTCAAGGCCGTCGGCGCGCTATACCGAAGCATCACTGGTGAAAAAACTGGAAGAACTGGGTATTGGCCGTCCTTCTACGTATGCACCAACCATTTCTACTATTATTAATAGAAACTACGTAGAAAAAGGGAATTTTGAAGGGCAGGAGCGAAATTATACTCAATTGCTGTTGAAAGCCGGAAAAACGGATGAAAAACTATTAAAAGAAAATGTAGGTTCGGACAAAGGTAAACTGGTTCCAACCGATATCGGGACCATTGTAAATGACTTCTTAGTGAATCATTTCAATACGATCCTGGATTATAATTTTACGGCCAAAGTGGAGCAGGATTTTGATGAAATCGCTTCAGGTAATGAAGACTGGACAAAAATGATGCATGACTTCTACAACAAATTCCACCCAACAGTGGTAGAGGTAGAAGCTAATGCAGAGAGAGAATCCGGAGAACGCATATTGGGTAAAGACCCTAAAACAGGCAAGCAGGTTAGTGTACGTCTGGGTAAATTTGGACCGATGGCACAGATTGGAGAGGCAGATGATGAAGAAAAGCAGTTTGCCAGCCTGATGTCTGATCAGAATATTGGGACAATTACACTGGAGGAGACGCTTAATTTGTTTTTGCTGCCACGCGCTTTGGGAGAATATGAAGGCGAAGATGTAGAAGTGAATAATGGCCGTTTTGGCCCTTACATACGCCACGGCAAAACGTTTATATCACTGCCTAAAGGCGAAGATCCGTTGGATGTGACTTTTGTACGGGCACAGGAACTGATACAGGAAAAAGCAGCAGCAGATGCGCCAATTGCCACTTATAAAAATGAGCCTGTTCAGAAAGGGGTAGGTCGTTTTGGACCTTTCCTGAAGTGGAACGGTGTTTTTATCAATGTTAGCAAAAAATACAATTTTGATAACCTTTCCCAATCGGATATTGTTGAATTGATTGAGGATAAAATTAAAAAAGACATTGATAAAGTATTGCACAACTGGGAAGAGGAAGGTATAAAAGTAGAAAAGGCCCGTTGGGGGCGTTCTGTGGTGACGAAAGGCAAGATTAAGATTGAGCTGGGTAAGGATGTTGATGCTGCGGCGTTGACGTTGGAGCAGGTGAAAGAAATGATTGCACAAAAAACACCTGCAAAGGCAGCTAAAAAACCGGCTGCGAAGAAAGCTCCGGTAAAAAAAGCAGCAGCCAAGACAACAACTGCAACAAAAA
- the miaB gene encoding tRNA (N6-isopentenyl adenosine(37)-C2)-methylthiotransferase MiaB, whose protein sequence is MEKIIEEDKQGQSLVLEQVKGNTRKLFIESYGCAMNFADSEVVASIMANEGYNTTQILEEADLVLVNTCSIRDKAELTVRKRLEKYNAVKRINPKMKVGVLGCMAERLKSQFLEEEKIVDLVVGPDAYKDLPNLLKEVEEGRDAINVILSKDETYGDISPVRLQSNGVSAYVSITRGCDNMCTFCVVPFTRGRERSREPQSIMEEITDLWSKGFKEVTLLGQNVDSYLWYGGGLKKDFDKASDMQKATAVKFDQLLEMAAVAFPKMRIRFSTSNPQDMHESVLYSIAKHPNICKHIHLPVQSGSDRILTEMNRLHSREEYFALIDKIRAIIPNCSISQDMIAGFPTETESDHQDTLSLMSYVQYNFGYMYAYSERPGTLAGRKTEDDVPEATKMRRLQEIVDLQQQHSWSRSSDFIGQTVEVLVERTSKKSQEQFSGRNSQSITVVFPREDYKIGDFVLAKINSCTSGTLIGEAIGYSEMN, encoded by the coding sequence ATGGAAAAGATTATTGAAGAAGACAAACAAGGTCAAAGTCTTGTTTTAGAACAAGTCAAAGGAAATACCCGAAAATTATTCATCGAAAGTTATGGTTGCGCCATGAACTTTGCTGACAGCGAAGTCGTAGCTTCAATCATGGCTAATGAAGGCTATAATACTACACAGATTTTAGAAGAGGCCGATTTGGTCCTGGTAAACACCTGTTCGATCCGGGATAAAGCGGAACTTACCGTCCGTAAAAGGCTGGAGAAATATAATGCGGTCAAACGCATCAATCCCAAAATGAAAGTGGGCGTTTTAGGCTGTATGGCTGAAAGGCTGAAAAGCCAGTTCCTGGAAGAGGAAAAAATCGTGGATCTTGTAGTAGGCCCTGATGCCTATAAAGACTTACCGAATCTCCTCAAAGAAGTGGAAGAAGGCCGTGACGCGATCAATGTTATTTTATCTAAAGACGAAACCTATGGCGATATTTCACCCGTTCGATTACAATCCAACGGTGTTTCTGCTTATGTTTCGATTACGAGGGGCTGTGATAACATGTGTACTTTTTGTGTAGTCCCTTTTACCCGTGGACGCGAGCGCAGCCGGGAACCACAAAGTATCATGGAAGAAATCACCGACTTATGGAGCAAAGGCTTTAAAGAGGTTACCCTTTTAGGGCAGAATGTCGACAGCTACCTATGGTATGGTGGCGGCCTCAAAAAAGATTTCGACAAAGCTTCAGACATGCAAAAAGCTACTGCCGTGAAATTCGATCAGTTGTTGGAAATGGCCGCAGTGGCTTTTCCAAAAATGAGAATTCGTTTTTCGACTTCGAACCCTCAGGACATGCACGAAAGTGTATTGTACAGCATTGCCAAACATCCAAATATCTGCAAGCACATTCACCTTCCGGTACAATCAGGTAGTGACCGTATTCTGACCGAGATGAATCGCCTTCACAGTCGTGAGGAATATTTTGCACTTATTGATAAAATTCGCGCCATCATCCCAAACTGCAGCATTTCCCAGGATATGATTGCAGGTTTCCCTACCGAAACAGAAAGTGATCACCAGGATACTTTAAGCCTTATGTCTTATGTACAGTATAATTTTGGCTACATGTATGCCTATTCCGAACGTCCGGGCACATTAGCCGGCAGAAAAACGGAAGATGACGTCCCTGAAGCAACAAAAATGAGGCGCCTACAGGAGATTGTAGACCTGCAACAGCAACACAGCTGGAGCCGTAGTTCTGATTTTATCGGGCAAACGGTAGAAGTATTGGTAGAAAGAACTTCCAAAAAGTCACAGGAGCAATTTTCCGGCAGGAACTCACAAAGCATCACCGTAGTATTTCCAAGGGAAGACTATAAAATTGGTGATTTTGTACTGGCAAAAATCAATAGCTGTACTTCAGGTACACTTATTGGTGAAGCCATCGGATATTCCGAAATGAATTAA
- a CDS encoding sigma-54 interaction domain-containing protein, with translation MESIQATKQRFEIIGNDPKLNRAVEKAIQVAPTDISVLVTGESGVGKESIPKIVHSLSHRKHGKYIAVNCGAIPEGTIDSELFGHEKGAFTGATNTREGYFEVADGGTIFLDEVGELPLTTQVRLLRVLENGEFIKVGSSQVQKTNVRIVAATNVNMFDAIEKGKFREDLYYRLSTVEISLPPLRERKDDIHLLFRKFASDFAHKYKMPVIRLEDNAVDYLTKYRWSGNIRQLRNAAEQISVLETNRVITLAVLQSYLPSEGTNLPAVVKTKKSENDFSNEREILYKVLFDMKNDLNDLKKLTLELMQNGNNNKVQETNKNLINKIYGSNSGNDNQIDFEDSPRMAVIQNQNQHPSHPENYNETDDEYLFAETVEEEETLRLEEKEIELIKKALERNKGKRKAAADELGISERTLYRKIKQFDL, from the coding sequence ATGGAAAGTATTCAAGCCACGAAACAACGTTTTGAAATTATTGGAAATGACCCTAAACTAAACCGCGCCGTTGAAAAAGCGATACAGGTGGCTCCTACCGATATTTCGGTTTTAGTGACCGGTGAAAGTGGTGTAGGAAAGGAAAGCATTCCAAAAATTGTGCATTCACTTTCCCATCGCAAACATGGCAAATACATCGCAGTCAATTGCGGTGCTATTCCGGAAGGTACAATTGACAGTGAGCTCTTTGGCCATGAAAAAGGCGCCTTTACCGGAGCTACAAATACACGCGAAGGTTACTTTGAAGTAGCTGATGGCGGTACGATATTTTTAGATGAAGTCGGTGAATTACCTCTTACCACACAAGTGCGGTTACTTCGGGTTTTGGAAAATGGCGAATTTATAAAAGTCGGTTCTTCACAGGTACAAAAAACAAACGTGAGGATCGTTGCAGCCACCAATGTCAATATGTTTGATGCCATTGAAAAAGGAAAATTCAGGGAAGATCTCTATTATCGACTCAGCACAGTAGAAATCAGCCTGCCACCTTTACGGGAACGCAAAGATGATATCCACTTATTGTTTCGCAAATTTGCTTCTGATTTTGCCCACAAATATAAAATGCCAGTAATCCGCCTCGAGGACAATGCAGTCGATTACCTTACCAAATACCGCTGGAGTGGTAACATCCGGCAACTCCGAAATGCGGCAGAACAAATTTCGGTGCTCGAAACCAATCGGGTCATCACCCTGGCCGTGCTTCAGTCCTACCTTCCGTCCGAAGGGACTAACTTGCCGGCAGTCGTCAAAACCAAAAAAAGCGAAAATGACTTCAGCAATGAACGGGAGATATTGTACAAAGTGCTTTTCGATATGAAAAACGATTTGAATGACCTCAAAAAGCTAACATTGGAGCTCATGCAAAACGGCAACAATAATAAGGTACAGGAAACGAATAAAAACCTGATCAATAAAATCTACGGCAGTAACTCCGGCAACGATAACCAGATTGATTTTGAAGATTCACCACGCATGGCAGTAATCCAAAATCAAAACCAACATCCTTCGCATCCGGAAAATTATAACGAGACCGATGATGAGTATCTTTTTGCCGAAACTGTAGAGGAGGAAGAAACGCTGCGTTTGGAAGAAAAAGAGATTGAACTCATTAAAAAAGCGCTCGAAAGAAACAAAGGCAAACGCAAAGCTGCTGCAGACGAACTGGGGATCTCAGAAAGAACCTTATACCGAAAAATTAAACAATTTGACTTATAA
- a CDS encoding LptE family protein — protein sequence MKNIHYLLAAVVLFTLNGCSVYNFTGTGKIDAKSFQVNYFQNNAELVEPGIERTFTLKLQDIIQNQTNLNLTNSGGDLLYEGEIVEYRISPMTASADQTASENRLTIRVNVRFTNRNKPDDDFEKPFSFYFDYPGSQQLTGSTLSNALDEIFARITQDIFNESLAKW from the coding sequence ATGAAAAACATACACTACCTTTTAGCGGCAGTAGTCCTGTTCACACTGAACGGATGTTCTGTCTACAACTTTACCGGAACCGGAAAAATTGACGCCAAATCATTCCAGGTGAACTATTTCCAAAACAATGCCGAATTAGTAGAGCCGGGAATTGAGCGAACTTTTACCTTAAAATTGCAGGACATCATACAAAACCAGACGAATCTGAACCTTACTAATTCAGGCGGCGATCTTTTATATGAAGGTGAAATTGTAGAATACCGCATCTCTCCTATGACCGCAAGTGCGGATCAGACTGCTTCCGAAAACCGGCTGACCATCCGTGTGAATGTCCGTTTCACTAATCGCAATAAACCCGATGATGATTTTGAAAAACCATTTTCATTTTACTTCGATTATCCCGGAAGCCAACAATTGACAGGCTCGACCTTATCCAATGCACTGGATGAAATTTTTGCCCGTATCACCCAGGATATTTTCAACGAATCACTTGCAAAGTGGTAA
- a CDS encoding tetratricopeptide repeat protein has product MILNLNDFTSILQNPGTVTTDTTPSLEAIVNEFPYFQSARALHLKGLYNQDSFKYNQALKITAAHSTDRTVLFDFITSEYFAAADTELSTPEEEAPAVPAIKEEPLELKISPIEASILESIKEAALHAVPAEKIPEQQIIAEPVLESDIDQPTVDLMAIPPEPTPEFNLGIGKPLDFSNDEKHSFQEWLQLSHLKPIERHTTPENPAPTVEPVIKIDPERQKKKELIDKFIETNPKIVSVKNATPAVSLNERINSESSYLMTETLAKVYLEQKKYQKAIQAYEILILKYPEKNAFFADRILDIKILQQNNN; this is encoded by the coding sequence ATGATTTTGAATTTAAACGATTTTACATCCATCCTTCAAAACCCAGGCACCGTCACTACTGACACTACGCCCTCATTGGAGGCAATCGTAAATGAATTTCCCTATTTTCAAAGTGCAAGAGCACTACACCTGAAAGGCCTTTATAATCAGGACAGTTTCAAGTACAATCAGGCATTGAAGATCACTGCAGCCCATTCCACCGACCGGACAGTTTTATTCGATTTTATTACATCCGAATATTTTGCTGCTGCTGACACAGAACTATCAACTCCTGAAGAAGAAGCTCCGGCAGTGCCTGCTATAAAAGAAGAACCTCTGGAGTTAAAAATTAGCCCGATCGAAGCCTCTATCCTGGAATCCATTAAAGAAGCGGCCTTACATGCCGTTCCAGCAGAAAAAATACCAGAGCAGCAGATTATTGCTGAACCGGTACTGGAAAGCGATATAGACCAGCCAACAGTCGATCTGATGGCAATCCCACCTGAACCGACACCTGAATTCAACTTAGGTATTGGTAAACCCCTGGATTTTTCCAATGATGAAAAACATTCGTTCCAGGAATGGCTGCAACTTTCCCACTTAAAACCGATTGAACGGCATACAACCCCCGAAAATCCGGCTCCAACAGTAGAACCGGTTATTAAAATTGATCCGGAAAGACAGAAAAAAAAGGAGCTGATTGATAAGTTCATCGAAACCAATCCGAAGATCGTTTCGGTCAAAAATGCTACCCCTGCAGTTTCATTAAATGAGCGGATTAATTCCGAAAGTTCTTATCTTATGACCGAAACTTTGGCAAAAGTTTACCTGGAACAGAAAAAATATCAGAAAGCAATACAAGCTTATGAGATTTTAATTTTGAAATATCCAGAAAAAAATGCTTTCTTTGCAGACCGAATTTTAGATATAAAAATTTTACAACAAAATAACAATTAG
- the secG gene encoding preprotein translocase subunit SecG codes for MASFTIFLVLMTIVCFLLIVVIMVQNPKGGGLSSSFGSSQMMGGVQKTTDFLDKSTWALGTLLIVLILVSSLSFTNGGANGSKIIDETSIPTAPASTIPAAPASTAPAATPTTTPAPAETPAN; via the coding sequence ATGGCTTCATTTACAATTTTTTTAGTCCTGATGACAATAGTTTGTTTTCTATTGATCGTAGTAATTATGGTTCAAAATCCTAAAGGAGGAGGTTTATCTTCAAGCTTTGGAAGTTCCCAAATGATGGGTGGCGTTCAAAAAACTACAGATTTCCTGGACAAAAGTACATGGGCACTTGGAACGTTATTAATTGTCCTGATTTTAGTATCCAGCTTAAGCTTTACTAATGGCGGTGCTAACGGTTCTAAAATCATCGACGAAACATCAATCCCAACCGCTCCAGCAAGTACTATTCCTGCTGCACCGGCTTCAACAGCACCAGCCGCTACTCCAACAACGACACCGGCTCCTGCTGAAACTCCTGCAAACTAA
- a CDS encoding co-chaperone GroES — MALNIKPLSDRVLIEPVAAETQTASGIFIPDTAKEKPQKGNVVAVGNGTKDHDMTVKVGDTVLYGKYAGTELKHEGKDYLIMREDDILAII; from the coding sequence ATGGCTTTAAACATCAAACCTCTTTCAGATCGTGTTCTTATTGAACCAGTAGCGGCAGAAACTCAAACTGCATCCGGGATTTTCATTCCTGATACCGCTAAAGAAAAACCACAAAAAGGCAATGTGGTTGCAGTAGGAAACGGGACTAAAGATCATGACATGACCGTAAAAGTTGGCGATACTGTTTTATATGGCAAATATGCTGGTACGGAATTGAAACACGAAGGTAAAGATTACCTGATCATGAGAGAAGACGATATCCTGGCTATCATTTAA